AGCGAAAGGCGATCGCTTGTTGCTGGGGAGAAAGTTCCGCAATATAATCCCCTGCATCTACAGGGGGCAAACGGTTTAATTCTGCTTTAAGTAAGTTGAGATCGGTAATATCGGTTAGGGCAATACGTCCTTCTTGAGTGAGCATAAACACCTCCTAAGTCTCCCCTACTCTGAGAGACTAGTTCGCTCAGCTCAGAGGAGAATACTACTGTGGGGGGATGGACTTCGATCTACGTCCATAAACTTTGAACAATTCAACATCGATACCCAATTTGGGTAACGCTACGTTTAATCGTAACCTGCAAGTGTTGTTTTCGGAAGTCCAAGCTAAAAATGACCGAAACATTTGTGTATCTCGCTGGTTGTAATATTATCTTGCCCGATTTGCGATCGAATGAAACATCTTCATCTTGTTTGCTGTCGCGATAGGTAATTAATTGCCACTAATGCGATCGCAATCAAAGCAAAAGAAAATAAAGTTGTCAATGTTCCCAGGGCATAGAGTGCGGGAGAAGTGACGTTTGTTGTCATACCAAAAATTTCTAATGGCAAGGTGTTAGTCTCTCCAGAAATTAATGATGTGCGGGTAAACTCATCGTAGGAAAGTGTAAATCCTAGTAACCCTACACCAATGACGCTAGAGGCAATTAGAGGAAAGACAATTTGCCAAAATGTTGTCGTGTCACTCGCTCCTAAATCGCGGGCAGCTTCTTCATATGCAGGGTTAAACCGACCAAATATTCCTAACATAATTAAAAAGGCAAAAGGTAGCGTCCAGGTTAAATGTCCGGCAAGTGCTGAAGAATACCACTGATTATCTAACCCAACTATACTAAACAAAATTCCAATTCCTAATGAGACTAGAATGCTAGGGACTATTAAGCTAGAAATTGTCAGGTAAAAAATCAGATTTGAGCCGAAAAACTTCCGACGAAATGCTAGTCCTGCCATCACACTAAAGACAACTGTAATTAGCATGACAATTAACCCTAGCCAAAGCGATCGCCCAAATCCATCGACAAAATTTCCTACCCGCTGCGGTTCAAATACTGCTTTGAGCCAATGAAAACTAAAACCCCGCATTGGAAAAGTCAATTGTCCTTCTGGTCCCTGCAACGAGAGGAGAAAAATAGCCGACATCGGACCGTAAAGGAATAAGACAAATAATCCGAAAAATCCTGCTAGTAGATAGTAAGAAAGCGATCGTTTTTTTTCAGCCATATTTAATTATGGGGAATAGGGAGTAGAGATCGGTGACCAGTGACCAGTTATCAGTGAAGAGTTATAGTTGGTAGCTGGTAGTTAGTCATTTTGTTTTTTGACTTTTAACTTTTGAAATTCGACTTTTTACAATTCTTTGCGAATATCAACTACGCGCAAAATGGCAAATACAATTATCAGCGTAACAATCAATAACACGACTGCATTTGCTGCGGCTAGGGGATACTGCAAGCTATCGAGTTGGTTCTTAATTAAATAGCCAACAGAAGAAGACTTACCACCACTCATAATCCGCATCGTGGCAAATTCTCCCATCACCAACGTCACCACAAAAATCGAACCGATCGCAATTCCCGAAGCAGATAAAGGCAGGATAATTTCTTTTTGAATTTGAAATGGAGAAGATCCTAAATCCTCAGATGCCGTTACCAAAGAGCGATCGATTCGCATCATGCTATTAAATATCGGTGCAACCATAAATAAACAGTAGAGATGCACCATCGCCAGAATTACAGAAAAATCAGAAAATAGAAAAATTTCCACTGGCTGATTAGTTATACCTAAGCCCATTAATGCCTGATTAATTAATCCCTCTCTCCCTAAAAATGGAATCCAAGAAATCATCCGAATAATGTTTGATGTCAGAAAGGGTACAGTACAAATTAAAAATAAAATCGTCTGCCATTTCGGACTTTTAATGTGAAAAGCCAAAAAGTAAGCAACTGGATAGCTAATCAACAAGCAAATCAACCAAACGAGAAAAGCAAATTTAAAGGTATTGAGATAAGTTGACAAGTAAACTCTCGAACTAAAAATTCCCAAGTAGTTATTTAAAGTAAATCCTGGGGTCATCGCAAAGCCATTAAAATTCCAAAAACTGACAATTGCGATCGCGATAATTGGCAACACCAAAAATAGTAGAAAAACCAATGTTTGTGGAGCTACCAACAAATAATTGCGTAAAGTTTTTGAGTTGTTCATAGAAAGTGGTGCGTGGTACGTGATAACTGAATAACTGATTACGCCACAATAAACTCAGTCCACTTATAAACGAGATATACTTGCTGCTGCATGAAAGAGTTCCAACAGACGACATTACCCATTCGTTCTGTAAACGAACCACCATCGCGCACCGCACCTTTAGACTCGATCTTTTTACCAAAGGGATCGATAATGTCAATCGCCGCAGGTTTGCCTTCATACCAAAAGTCCCATTCTTCCGGCTTCATAAACTTTCTGGCATTTTGGGGAGCAGCACTGTAGTAACCTTGACGCGAGAGGAATCCGCCTACCCAACCGTCTAACATCCAGTTGAGGTACTCGTAAGCAGCGTCTAGTTTTATTCCCGAAAGATTCTTCGACAAACCCAAACCGCCACCCCAACCGCGATAACCTTCCTTCAAGGGTGCATAAACGCAAGGGATTCCCCTTGCTCTCACAGCAGTCACCGCAGGCGACCACATCGATTGCAGCACCACTTCCCCAGATGACATCAGGTTGACGGACTCATCAAAGGTCTTCCAAAAGGCACGAAATTGCCCAGCTTGCTTTTGCTCGATTAAAAGGTTAGTCACCTTGTCGAGTTCTTCTCTGGTCATGTTACCTTTATCGCCAAACTTCATCTGTCCTGTGGCTTCCATCACCATTGCTGCATCCATAATGCCAATGGAAGGAATATCGAGCAGAGATGTTTTGCCTTTAAATTGTGGGTCAAATAAATCTGCCCAAGACTCGATTTTCTTGCTTACTAAATCAGGACGATATCCCAGCGTATCGGCGTTGTACTGAAATGGAATCATCGTCGCCCAGTCAGTTGGTTCTGAAGCAAATTCAGTCGAATCCTTGCCTTTCAGAAACATGACTTTGCGTGGAGCCGTTCCTTGAGAGGTATTGACTCTTGCCCCTGGATATAATTCTCCAGTCGTGAAGATCGGCGTAATTTTATCGAATTCTTTGATTTTCCTAATATCAATTGGCTGAAGATTACCAGAAGGAGCAACTAATGGTAAGGCAAAATATTCACCGTCAAAAATATCGTATTGTTTGGGTTGAGTAATGGCAATTTGAATGTTTTCTGCCGTACTCAACGCCCGCATTTGAATTTTGAAACCCAAATCTTTCTCTGCTTGGACGCGAATATCGTTAATTTGTGCCGCACCTGTGCCAATTAATCGCAGCGTTACATCTTGAAGTTTGTTAGTAATAACTGTTGGACTGCGATTGGAACAACTAGCAGCCGCGATCGCAGTTCCCCCTGCTGCCAAACCTGTTTTAAGCAACTTGCGCCGACTAATTTTTCCCATAACTTTACAAAATCAAAAGTCAAAAGTTAAAAGTCAAAAGTTAAGATGGTGCGATCGCCTCTCTTAGAAAGATATGACACCGCCTTTTGATATTTGCGATCGCGCTTTTCAGTTTTCTATTCGCGTTGTTAAGCTGTGCAGTTTTTTGCATAAAATATCGGGGGTGGCAAGGGAAATATCAAAGCAGCTTATTCGGTCGGGAACTTCCATTGGGGCAAATGTTGAGGAATCTAGAGCAGCACAAAGTCCTGCTGATTTTATCCACAAACTAGAAATTGCCTTAAAAGAAGCTAGGGAAACTAGATACTGGCTCAAACTAATCGTTGCTACTGCCATTGTTCCCGAAAGAAGATTGCTGTCTCTACTAAGTGAGATAAATGAGCTAATGAACATTATTGCTGCCATCATTATTAAGTCTAAGCAGAATAGAACAAAGCCGTTTTGACTTTTCACTTTTCACTTTTGACTTTTTTATGCGGCTAAGAAAACGCAGTTATCTTTCGACCAACTAAGTACGACTAATTGTCCTTCTGTAAGTGCATTTGCATCCCAATCAGTTGTACGGGCTTTGTATAATATTTCTTGCCCTGTGGCTTCTGCCATCAAGGAAACTCGCGTCACAAAACCCGTCATTTCTACAGCAACAATCCGAGCAGTAATTTGATTGGCAGTCAGAGAAGACTGAATAGGAACAGTAGGCAAATAAGGCTCGATCTGCATTAAATCGGGACGGATCGAACACGCTGCTATAGATCCTACTGGTGCAGCGTAGCCGCGACAAAATAAAGTGCCAATGCCTTCTACTCCCAGTTGAATTAAATCCAAACTCGTATCGGCAACGCTGTTGACAACTTTACCTGTAAAGATATTGTTGTCTCCCATAAATTTGGCTACAAACTGGGAAGCAGGAGTGTTGAAAAGTTCTGAAGGTGTAGCAACTTGATCGATCCGTCCGTGGGTCATCACCACCACCATATCTGAAAGAGAAAAAGCTTCTTCAACGTGGTGAGTCACCTGAATGAAGGTCATGCCAAATTGTTTCTGAATTCGGCGCAACTCCGTCCGCATCTTAACTCTTAAGTTTTCATCCAAGGCGCTTAAAGGTTCGTCCAACATCAACACCTGGGGACGGGTGGCTAAGGCTCTCGCTAAGGCGATCCGCTGCTGTTGTCCGCCGCTGAGCATATTCGGTTTGCGCTCGGCAACATGGCTCAAACCTACCATTTCTAGCATTTCTCCCACTCTGGTACGGCGTTCTTGTTCTGGGAGTTTACGCATTTTCAAGCCAAACTCGACGTTTTCCCAAATGCTTTTATGTGGAAACAAGGCATAGCTTTGGAACATCATCGAAGTATTGCGTTTCGCTGCTGGAATGTCATTGACGCGGCGATCGCCAATTAAAATATCTCCGCTAGTGACTTCTTCATGTCCCGCGATCGTTCTCAGTGCTGTTGTTTTGCCGCATCCACTCGGACCTAATAAACAGCAGTAGTTTCCGGCGGGAATATCTAAGGTCAAATTTTCAACTGCTGTAAACGAGCCGTATTTCTTCGTCACCGATCGCAACGATACGCCAGCCGCCGCATCAGCTAAGGCTTGTTGCGTTGCTGAACTCGTTTGGAGGAATTCTTGTCTAACTCCAGTTGTTGTCATGATTAGTTCTGTAGTGCAATTGCTAGCTTGACTCAATCCTGCTGCGAACGGGCGATGCTAGAAAAGCGGTAACAGTAGTTCGCTCTTATCTTTGCACTTTACTCATCAGCAGGTACGCACGTTTGGACTCAAAAGTCTAGCTGATAAATGTGTATGCTGTATACGATGATATATAAGAATAAATCGAAAAAATAAACTGTATGTTGGACTACAATCTCCCCCGAGAGAAAGAGCATGTCTATCTCAGGCGAGGGATCTCGATAATTAAGAATATCTATTTAATAATTGAGGGTGGCGATCGCTAGCAAAAACTCATGCTCCTCAGGAGAAAAAATTGTATACTGTATGCAAAGCTGATGAAGAGGTCAGGAGCTAGCCACACAATATTCATTCTGGCTCGATCGCCTAACTTCTTCCTCAATAACACGTACAAATACAGTTAAGGAAGATCGTGCCGTCAAAAACATAAAATAAGAATAGCTAAAATATCCCTCTTCAGACAGATGCTAAGGAGTCCCGCTTTGTCCCTGTCTCCTCAGTCGCTCCAGCGACAGCGATCGCTACAAGAACAAGCATATCAGGCGTTGCGGAATGCCATACTCTCAGGGGAACTAGCACCAGGAGAGCGACTAGTAGAAACCAAATTAGCGAACAAGCTTCAGGTAAGTCGAACGCCGATTAGAGAAGCAATTCGCTTACTTCAGCATGAAAATCTAGCTACAAGCGACCTAGATGGAGTCTTGCGGGTTGCGACGATATCAATTGTGGATGCAATGCAATTGTACGATTGTCGAATTGCTTTGGAGGAATTATCTGTCCGGGGAGCCTGTCATCATGCGACAGAAATGCAACTGCAAGAACTTGAAAGCATGGTTGAGCAAGCAGAAAAGATAGTAAATAGTAAACCTACACAACTGACTAGCTTTCGCTTGTTAGATATTGACTACCGCTTTCATCGGTTATTAGCGCAGAGTTCCGGCAATCCCTGGCTGGTCTCCCTGTTAGATCGAGTCTTCGATCAAATGCAACTGTTAAGGATTCAGACAACCAAACACAATCCCAATGTATTAGAAATTCGTACAGAACATCGACAAATTTATCAACCCATACAGCAGCGAGATGAAAAAGCGGCAGTCGAGGCAATGGTTGCCCACTTAAGAGCAAGTAAAGCGCGAGTCGTACAAGAAGTCGAGCAATTACAGCAAACGAAAGTGAGTAGTGAGTAGTGAAGAGTGGCTAGTAGCTAGTGGCTAGTGGCTAGTAATCAATAGACCTCCTGCATGAATCAAAAAATCATGGATGTCATTCTGTTGGCGAAGCCTTCCCGAAGGGTACGCAACGCAGTGTAGTGAAGAATCTCCCAGATGTTTCGCTTCGCGTATGGATGACAATTCAAGTATTCACGCAGGAGGTCTAATAAATACTAACTACCAACTACTAACTACCAACTACCAACTACCAATTACCAACTACCAATTACCAATTACCAATTCCCCCTCAACATGAAAACAACCTCAGAAAACAGAAAAGTTTTTATTTGTGGTTCGGCATTGCGCGGACAACCAGATCATCAAAATCTTCAGTCAGCAAAGTTTGTCAAAACAGCAGCAACTCAACCCCGCTATCGCCTTCACGCTGCTGGTGACGGTTGGCATCCGGCGATTTATGAAGTCGCAGAAGGTGGAATTTCTATTCCTGGGGAAGTCTATGAAATGACGAAAGAGCAGTTTGAATATTTGTCGGCAAACGAGCCACCAAATATGTATGCAAGCGATATTGTTCTAGAGGATGGAGAAGTCTTGACAGCATTTCTTTATCCGAAAGAATTAATTGAAAAATACAATTGGACTGATATTTCGCATCTTGGTGGGTGGGCTGCTTACAAAGCCAGTTCGAGCGAAAGTTAAAGGCGATCGCTGTTACTTTTTGGGAGCAAAAGGGGCAAGCATACCAGTATAGGGTTTAGGAATGGGATATGCTAGATCGCCAACTTTGCTAGTACTTAAACCCAAACTTACCAAAGCTTCTACAAATTTGACAGCAGCAGTAACACCATCAATGACGGGAATACCAATCTCGCCGCTAATTTCAGCAGGTAGGTCAGCCATACCACCACATCCTAAAACGATCGCCCCACAGTCATCTTCAGCTAGGGCAGATTTACACTCTTGAATAATTGTCTTGCGAGCTGGAGATCCTGCAATCTCCAGTTCCAACACGGGGAGATCGATCGCGCGAATATTACGACAAAAGCGACTCATACCGTAGTTTTCTACTAATTGCCGAGCAATGACTTGCGTGCGTTTGAGGGTGGTAACGATGGAAAATCCAGTAGTCACAAAACTCGCAGCGTGCATCGCCGCTTCCGCAATACCGAGGACGGGACCCCGTGCTAGTTCGCGGGCAGCCAGCAAGCCAGGATCGCCAAAACAAGCGATGACATAACCATCTACCCCAGTTGCTTCTCCTTGGTGAATTTCTTCAAGTAAGCCAACTACGCTAAGTGCTTCATCGTAATGTCCTTCGATCGAAACTGGTCCCATAGTTGGGTTGCAAGCAATAATCTCAGTGTCA
This window of the Chroococcidiopsis thermalis PCC 7203 genome carries:
- a CDS encoding ABC transporter permease, with translation MAEKKRSLSYYLLAGFFGLFVLFLYGPMSAIFLLSLQGPEGQLTFPMRGFSFHWLKAVFEPQRVGNFVDGFGRSLWLGLIVMLITVVFSVMAGLAFRRKFFGSNLIFYLTISSLIVPSILVSLGIGILFSIVGLDNQWYSSALAGHLTWTLPFAFLIMLGIFGRFNPAYEEAARDLGASDTTTFWQIVFPLIASSVIGVGLLGFTLSYDEFTRTSLISGETNTLPLEIFGMTTNVTSPALYALGTLTTLFSFALIAIALVAINYLSRQQTR
- a CDS encoding ABC transporter permease, which translates into the protein MNNSKTLRNYLLVAPQTLVFLLFLVLPIIAIAIVSFWNFNGFAMTPGFTLNNYLGIFSSRVYLSTYLNTFKFAFLVWLICLLISYPVAYFLAFHIKSPKWQTILFLICTVPFLTSNIIRMISWIPFLGREGLINQALMGLGITNQPVEIFLFSDFSVILAMVHLYCLFMVAPIFNSMMRIDRSLVTASEDLGSSPFQIQKEIILPLSASGIAIGSIFVVTLVMGEFATMRIMSGGKSSSVGYLIKNQLDSLQYPLAAANAVVLLIVTLIIVFAILRVVDIRKEL
- a CDS encoding ABC transporter substrate-binding protein; its protein translation is MGKISRRKLLKTGLAAGGTAIAAASCSNRSPTVITNKLQDVTLRLIGTGAAQINDIRVQAEKDLGFKIQMRALSTAENIQIAITQPKQYDIFDGEYFALPLVAPSGNLQPIDIRKIKEFDKITPIFTTGELYPGARVNTSQGTAPRKVMFLKGKDSTEFASEPTDWATMIPFQYNADTLGYRPDLVSKKIESWADLFDPQFKGKTSLLDIPSIGIMDAAMVMEATGQMKFGDKGNMTREELDKVTNLLIEQKQAGQFRAFWKTFDESVNLMSSGEVVLQSMWSPAVTAVRARGIPCVYAPLKEGYRGWGGGLGLSKNLSGIKLDAAYEYLNWMLDGWVGGFLSRQGYYSAAPQNARKFMKPEEWDFWYEGKPAAIDIIDPFGKKIESKGAVRDGGSFTERMGNVVCWNSFMQQQVYLVYKWTEFIVA
- a CDS encoding four helix bundle protein; its protein translation is MTPPFDICDRAFQFSIRVVKLCSFLHKISGVAREISKQLIRSGTSIGANVEESRAAQSPADFIHKLEIALKEARETRYWLKLIVATAIVPERRLLSLLSEINELMNIIAAIIIKSKQNRTKPF
- a CDS encoding ABC transporter ATP-binding protein, giving the protein MTTTGVRQEFLQTSSATQQALADAAAGVSLRSVTKKYGSFTAVENLTLDIPAGNYCCLLGPSGCGKTTALRTIAGHEEVTSGDILIGDRRVNDIPAAKRNTSMMFQSYALFPHKSIWENVEFGLKMRKLPEQERRTRVGEMLEMVGLSHVAERKPNMLSGGQQQRIALARALATRPQVLMLDEPLSALDENLRVKMRTELRRIQKQFGMTFIQVTHHVEEAFSLSDMVVVMTHGRIDQVATPSELFNTPASQFVAKFMGDNNIFTGKVVNSVADTSLDLIQLGVEGIGTLFCRGYAAPVGSIAACSIRPDLMQIEPYLPTVPIQSSLTANQITARIVAVEMTGFVTRVSLMAEATGQEILYKARTTDWDANALTEGQLVVLSWSKDNCVFLAA
- a CDS encoding GntR family transcriptional regulator, with translation MLRSPALSLSPQSLQRQRSLQEQAYQALRNAILSGELAPGERLVETKLANKLQVSRTPIREAIRLLQHENLATSDLDGVLRVATISIVDAMQLYDCRIALEELSVRGACHHATEMQLQELESMVEQAEKIVNSKPTQLTSFRLLDIDYRFHRLLAQSSGNPWLVSLLDRVFDQMQLLRIQTTKHNPNVLEIRTEHRQIYQPIQQRDEKAAVEAMVAHLRASKARVVQEVEQLQQTKVSSE
- a CDS encoding allophanate hydrolase-related protein, coding for MKTTSENRKVFICGSALRGQPDHQNLQSAKFVKTAATQPRYRLHAAGDGWHPAIYEVAEGGISIPGEVYEMTKEQFEYLSANEPPNMYASDIVLEDGEVLTAFLYPKELIEKYNWTDISHLGGWAAYKASSSES
- a CDS encoding aspartate/glutamate racemase family protein, whose product is MKIQVINPNTTASMTQKIGLAAKAVASPDTEIIACNPTMGPVSIEGHYDEALSVVGLLEEIHQGEATGVDGYVIACFGDPGLLAARELARGPVLGIAEAAMHAASFVTTGFSIVTTLKRTQVIARQLVENYGMSRFCRNIRAIDLPVLELEIAGSPARKTIIQECKSALAEDDCGAIVLGCGGMADLPAEISGEIGIPVIDGVTAAVKFVEALVSLGLSTSKVGDLAYPIPKPYTGMLAPFAPKK